One segment of Setaria viridis chromosome 4, Setaria_viridis_v4.0, whole genome shotgun sequence DNA contains the following:
- the LOC117852171 gene encoding ABC transporter G family member 36 — protein sequence MAHAAAASHGATTVTRPRAGGDEEEEARRLWAELERLPTPQRARSAVVTLEEEEGEDGGADVGAARRKAVVDVGRLGAEQRRAMVGRLVSSVDRDNERFLRELRERIDRVGIVLPTIEVRFENLKAYAEVHVGTRGLPTILNSVTNIFEGAANALRILPSRKQTMPIINGISGIIKPKRMTLLLGPPGSGKTTLLLALAGRLGKDLKVSGNVTYNGHGMNDFVPQRTAAYVSQHDLHIGEMTVRETLAFSARCQGVGYFYDLLCDLLRREKEVNIKPDADLDAFMKAAALGGQEANVVAEYMLKILGLEVCADTMVGDEMFRGISGGQRKRVTAGEILVGSARALFMDEISNGLDSSTTFQIINSLRQAIHILGGTAVISLLQPAPETYNLFDDIILLSDGQIVYHGPREDVLDFFESMGFRCPDRKGVADFLQEVTSKKDQKQYWAHHDQPYCYISVKEFAESFHSFHVGQVMANEIAVPFDKSMSHPSALAVSKYGVSTKELLKANIDREILLMKRNSFFYMFRVVQLIMLSVIEMTLFFRTEMHRDSVANGGIYMGALFFTTLMIIFNGFSELTLTIFKLPIFFKQRDLLFYPAWTYTVPSWILKIPITFLEVGGFVFITYYAIGFDPDVIRLFKQYLLFLAANQMAASLFRFIAGAARNMIVAYVFGSFAILVVMLLGGFVVSRDNINKWWIWGYWTSPMMYAQNAVSVNEFLGQSWQKVLPGTTEPLGVLVLKSRGIFPEAKWYWIGFGALLGFTVLFNSLFTLCLAYLESYGHSYPSVSEETLKEKHANLTGKGLGSNCQSSESACQATGSYNETKLASVDANSMPAPRGMVLPFVPLSLTFDSIRYSVDVPQEMKTQVLEDKLEILKGVSGSFRPGVLTALMGISGAGKTTLMDVLAGRKTSGYIKGSISISGYPKKQETFARVSGYCEQDDIHSPQVTVHESLLFSAWLRLSGDVNSKTRKMFIEEVMELVELTPVRDALVGLPGVNGLSTEQRKRLTIAVELVANPSIIFMDEPTSGLDARAAAIVMRTVRNTVDTGRTVVCTIHQPSIDIFEAFDELLLLKQGGEEIYFGPLGHHSSEMINYFEDIEGVAKIKDGYNPATWMLEVTTVSQEFALGVDFSDIYKNSELYQRNKASIYELSTPPPGSSDLHFPTTHSRSFFTQCLACLWKQNLSYWRNPQYNAVRFFFTAIIALLFGTIFWGLGAKREKPQDLFNAMGSMYAAVLTIGVFSSASVQPVVSIERTAFYRERAAGMYSAFPYALGQVLIELPYTLVQTCIYGAIVYGMMGFKWTAAKFFWYLFFIYFTLLYFIFCGMMSIGLTRNHTVASIVSAAFQATWNLFSGFLIPRTKIPIWWSWYYWLCPVAWSLYGMVVSQYGDDVDTPLFDGVSNTTVADFVRDYFGFNHSFLGVVAVVVVAFGVLFAVSFGLAIMKLNFQRK from the exons ATggcgcacgcggcggcggcgtcgcacGGCGCCACCACCGTGACGAGGCCCCGTgctggcggcgacgaggaggaggaggcgcggcgcctTTGGGCGGAGCTGGAGCGACTGCCCACGCCCCAGCGCGCCCGCAGCGCGGTCGTGAcgctagaggaggaggagggggaggatggAGGGGCCGACGTCGGCGCCGCCCGCAGGAAGGCGGTGGTCGACGTCGGCCGGCTCGgcgcggagcagcggcgggcgaTGGTGGGCCGCCTCGTGAGCTCCGTCGACCGCGACAACGAGCGGTTCCTGCGCGAGCTCAGGGAGCGCATCGACCG CGTTGGGATCGTTCTGCCGACAATTGAGGTGCGTTTCGAGAATCTTAAGGCATATGCTGAAGTTCACGTTGGGACCAGGGGCCTGCCAACCATTCTGAACTCAGTGACTAACATTTTTGAG GGAGCTGCAAATGCTCTGCGCATATTGCCAAGCAGGAAGCAGACGATGCCAATTATCAATGGCATCAGTGGTATCATCAAGCCTAAGAG AATGACTCTGCTGCTCGGCCCACCAGGGTCAGGAAAGACCACATTGCTGCTTGCATTGGCTGGGAGGCTTGGCAAAGATCTTAAG GTTTCAGGAAATGTCACTTATAATGGGCATGGAATGAATGATTTTGTACCCCAGAGGACAGCTGCCTATGTAAGCCAGCATGATCTTCACATAGGGGAGATGACCGTGCGGGAAACGCTTGCCTTCTCTGCAAGGTGCCAAGGAGTTGGATATTTCTATG ATTTATTGTGTGACTTGTTAAGGCGAGAGAAAGAGGTAAACATTAAGCCTGATGCCGACCTTGACGCTTTCATGAAG GCAGCTGCACTGGGAGGGCAAGAAGCCAATGTGGTGGCAGAGTACATGCTTAAG ATATTAGGACTAGAGGTATGCGCAGACACAATGGTAGGGGATGAGATGTTCAGGGGCATATCTGGAGGACAACGGAAACGTGTTACTGCAG GTGAGATATTGGTTGGCTCAGCGAGAGCGCTGTTCATGGATGAGATCTCCAATGGGCTTGATAGCTCCACGACATTCCAGATTATCAACTCCCTCCGACAGGCTATCCACATCCTTGGCGGCACGGCAGTAATTTCCTTGCTGCAGCCTGCACCCGAGACATACAACTTGTTTGATGACATTATACTCCTCTCGGATGGCCAGATCGTGTACCATGGGCCCCGTGAGGATGTTCTTGATTTCTTTGAGTCCATGGGGTTCAGATGCCCTGACAGGAAGGGTGTTGCTGACTTCTTGCAAGAA GTAACGTCAAAAAAAGATCAGAAGCAGTACTGGGCTCACCATGACCAGCCCTACTGCTACATATCAGTGAAGGAATTTGCAGAGTCATTTCACTCATTCCATGTTGGCCAGGTCATGGCAAATGAGATTGCCGTGCCATTCGACAAGAGCATGAGCCACCCGTCAGCTTTGGCAGTCTCAAAGTACGGTGTAAGCACAAAAGAGCTTCTGAAAGCCAATATCGACAGGGAGATTCTGCTGATGAAGAGGAACTCATTTTTCTACATGTTCAGAGTTGTACAG CTGATAATGTTGTCAGTCATTGAGATGACACTTTTCTTCCGTACGGAAATGCACCGTGATTCCGTGGCGAATGGAGGCATCTACATGGGCGCACTCTTCTTCACAACGCTCATGATCATATTCAATGGCTTCTCTGAGCTTACCCTAACTATTTTTAAGCTACCTATTTTCTTCAAGCAAAGGGATCTCCTCTTCTATCCTGCTTGGACTTACACTGTACCATCATGGATTCTCAAGATCCCAATCACATTCCTTGAGGTTGGTGGGTTTGTTTTCATAACCTACTATGCCATTGGGTTTGATCCAGATGTAATCAG GCTTTTCAAGCAATATCTGCTTTTCTTAGCAGCTAATCAGATGGCAGCTTCACTCTTCCGGTTCATTGCTGGAGCAGCAAGAAACATGATAGTTGCATATGTCTTTGGATCATTTGCAATTTTAGTTGTTATGCTTTTGGGTGGATTTGTTGTTTCTAGAG ATAACATAAACAAATGGTGGATTTGGGGATACTGGACCTCTCCGATGATGTATGCGCAAAATGCTGTGTCGGTGAACGAGTTCTTGGGACAAAGCTGGCAGAAGGTCTTGCCAGGAACGACCGAGCCCCTTGGTGTGCTTGTCCTGAAATCTCGTGGAATATTTCCGGAAGCCAAGTGGTACTGGATTGGCTTTGGTGCTTTACTTGGATTCACAGTTCTCTTCAACTCTCTATTCACGCTCTGCCTTGCATACCTCGAGT CATATGGTCACTCCTATCCATCAGTATCAGAAGAGACGCTGAAGGAGAAGCATGCAAATTTGACTG GGAAGGGACTAGGAAGTAATTGCCAGTCATCTGAAAGTGCTTGTCAGGCAACAGGCAGCTACAATGAAACAAAATTGGCAAGTGTTGATGCCAATTCTATGCCTGCACCAAGAGGGATGGTTCTCCCCTTTGTTCCACTCTCACTAACTTTCGACAGTATCAGATATTCTGTCGATGTCCCACAG GAAATGAAAACGCAAGTTCTAGAAGATAAATTGGAGATCCTAAAGGGTGTTAGTGGGTCATTCAGACCAGGAGTACTGACTGCCCTGATGGGCATCAGTGGTGCTGGTAAGACAACTCTGATGGATGTTCTGGCAGGAAGAAAGACCAGTGGATACATCAAGGGAAGTATCAGCATTTCTGGATATCCAAAGAAACAAGAAACATTTGCTCGTGTATCAGGGTACTGTGAACAAGATGATATTCACTCTCCACAGGTTACGGTGCACGAATCACTGCTGTTTTCAGCGTGGCTCCGACTGTCAGGGGACGTGAATTCAAAAACAAGAAAG ATGTTTATTGAGGAGGTGATGGAGCTTGTGGAGCTCACGCCAGTGCGAGATGCTCTGGTTGGGTTACCTGGAGTAAATGGCCTGTCAACCGAGCAGAGGAAGAGGTTGACAATTGCTGTGGAGCTTGTTGCAAACCCTTCGATCATTTTCATGGACGAGCCAACATCGGGACTCGATGCTCGCGCTGCAGCAATTGTGATGAGGACAGTGAGGAACACTGTCGATACTGGTCGAACAGTCGTCTGCACAATCCATCAGCCAAGCATTGACATATTTGAAGCTTTTGATGAG CTTTTACTGTTGAAGCAAGGTGGAGAGGAGATCTATTTTGGTCCACTGGGGCATCATTCCTCAGAAATGATAAACTATTTTGAG GATATTGAAGGAGTTGCCAAAATCAAGGATGGCTATAATCCAGCGACCTGGATGCTGGAAGTGACAACAGTCTCACAAGAATTTGCGCTAGGTGTTGATTTCAGTGACATATACAAGAATTCCGAACTCTACCA GAGGAACAAGGCCTCGATATATGAACTGAGTACTCCACCACCAGGTTCAAGCGACCTACACTTCCCCACCACACACTCACGGTCGTTCTTCACGCAATGCCTGGCTTGCCTCTGGAAGCAGAACCTTTCCTACTGGAGGAACCCGCAGTACAATGCTGTCAGGTTTTTCTTCACCGCCATTATAGCTCTACTTTTCGGCACCATATTCTGGGGCCTTGGCGCCAAAAG GGAGAAACCACAGGACCTGTTCAACGCCATGGGGTCCATGTACGCTGCTGTTCTAACCATAGGCGTGTTCAGCTCAGCGTCAGTTCAGCCAGTGGTGTCCATTGAGCGAACGGCCTTCTACCGGGAAAGAGCTGCAGGCATGTACTCAGCTTTCCCGTATGCGCTTGGTCAG GTTTTGATTGAGCTGCCTTACACGTTAGTTCAGACCTGCATATATGGTGCCATAGTGTATGGCATGATGGGGTTCAAGTGGACAGCTGCTAAATTCTTCTGGTATCTCTTCTTCATATACTTCACGCTGCTGTACTTCATCTTCTGCGGGATGATGTCGATCGGGCTGACACGTAACCACACCGTAGCATCCATTGTATCTGCAGCGTTCCAGGCAACATGGAACCTCTTCTCCGGTTTTCTGATCCCCCGAACG AAAATTCCTATCTGGTGGAGTTGGTACTACTGGCTCTGCCCTGTTGCGTGGAGCTTGTACGGGATGGTTGTGTCGCAGTATGGTGATGACGTCGACACTCCGCTCTTCGATGGAGTCAGCAACACCACCGTGGCGGATTTCGTCAGGGACTACTTCGGCTTCAACCACAGCTTCCTCGGGGTGGTTGCCGTGGTGGTTGTGGCATTCGGGGTCCTTTTTGCCGTGTCGTTCGGCCTTGCCATAATGAAGCTGAATTTCCAAAGGAAATAA